The sequence TAACAAGAACCATCTATTTTTTGTTATTTTTTGTTGATTATTTGATATTTCAAAATATTTACCACTACCTACATCACTACTCACTTTTCTTCCTTTAAGCAATAAACGGGCGTTTTTATCCCTTCTTGTTGTGTGGTTGACGACAGATTTTTTTAACGTTAAATATTTATTTCTTTATTGTTAAATTAAAGACTCCTATAAAGAAAGGAGATTAACTTAAATTATGGACATATTAAGAGACAGGGTTATTACTAGTTGTTGGACTCGAGCTGAGGCACTTAAGGTTCATTTCGATGATCCCACTACAACGCAACCCAAGGTTAGTATTGACTTTCCCGTTATGAGTGAAAAGTTGTTTATCTGGGATACCATGCCATTACGAGATCTTGACGGCAATGTTGTTTCAGTTAATGGTTGGTCGATTATTTTTCTCTTACGGCAGTCAAACAACCCGACCGATTTAAAGACAAAAATGGTAATTACGATATTGTAAAAGACTGGAATGATCGACATGGTCGAGCTCGCATGTGCTTTTGGTATGCCAAAGATAGCAAGAGTTGGCAATACGGTGGACGAGTAATGAACGATGGTGTTTCACCAACAGAGCGTGAATGGGCTGGTACTCCTATTTTACTAGACGAAAACGGGGATATTGATCTTTATTATACTTGTGTCACCCCTGGCGCCACTATTGCGAAAGTGAGTGGTAAAGTGCAAACTGACAAAAATAGTGTAAAACTAAGTGGCTTTGACAAGGTTATTTCGCTTTTCTCTGCCGATGGTGTTTATTACCAGACAGAAGAACAAAATGAGTATTGGAATTTCCGCGACCCCTGTCCTTTTATCGATCCCAATGATGGCAATCTATATATGGTCTTTGAAGGTAATGTTGCTGGCGACAGAGGCTCTCACATTATTTCTAGCGATGATATGGGCGATGTGCCACCAGGTTTTCAGGATGTGGGTGGTGCTAAGTATCAGGTTGGTTGCATTGGGTTTGCGGCTGCAAAAGACAGCGCGGGAAATAATTGGGAAATACTTCCTCCGTTAATTACTGCTGTGGGTGTGAATGATCAAACTGAGCGCCCACATTTTGTGTTTAAAGATGGAAAATATTATCTTTTTACAATTAGTCATCAATACACCTATGCCGATGGTTTGAAAGGCCCGGATGGTGTTTATGGTTTTGTTAGCGATTCATTATTTGGCCCCTACATACCCCTTAACGGCTCTGGTTTAGTGTTAGGTAACCCATCTTCCCAACCATTTCAAACTTACTCACATTATGTTATGCCTAATGGTCTTGTCACTTCATTTATTGATAATGTTCCTGGTCGTGGTGACAAATTTCGTGTAGGTGGTACCGAAGCGCCGACTGTTCAAATTAAAATTGTCGGAAATAGAACTTTTGTCGTCAAACAGTTTGATTATGGCTTTATTCCACCCCTAAAAAATGTGGTGGTAAGGTAGATCAAATGTACCTATATTAAGCAATATTTAGCTCTGTTTTTTATTATAAAATATCAAGAAAGTAATAAATATTGCTACATTGCTTTAAAGTAATTAAATCTCATTAATATACTTAACCACCTATTTCGATGGTGGTTTTAATTTCACGATAAAACAGATAAAAACTTATTGCTCTAATTATTAACAATGTAAAAAGCAGATATTAGAACCATTATTTTTATCATGTTAAGCATCAAAAAATAGCAACATTATTATCCATCAATTGTTAATTACAGTTTAAATTAATAATAGTATGATTATCTATTGAATAATAAATACAAATGCGCTAGTTACTTACGACGCCATACAGTTCCTTGCGCGCTATCTTCTAATATAATGCCCATTCTCGTCAGTTCATCGCGCGCTGAATCAGCTTGTGCCCAGAGTTTGTTTTTGCGAGCATCATTACGTTGCTTAATTAATGCCTCAATTTTTTCTATTTCAGCACTGTGAGAAACTTGTGCGCGACTTTGTAAGAATTGTTCAGGATTTTGCGTTAACAACCCTAATATATTTGCTAATTGACGTAATTGTACGGCTAATCCATTCGCCATTACCATATCATCGACTTTCAATCGGTTAATTTCTCTTGCCAAATCAAATAGCACAGAATAGGCCTCTGGCGTATTAAAATCATCGTTCATGGCTGCCATAAAACGCTGCTTAAATATTTCATTATCAGCAGATTTTGTATTATTAGAATCGGTATCGCGTAAAGCGGTATAAAGACGCTCAAGTGATGTGCGAGCTTGCTTTAAATTTTCTTCGGTATAATTTAATTGACTACGATAGTGTCCTGATAATAAGAAATAACGCACCGTTTCGGCATCATAATGCGCCAATACATCACGGATGGTAAAGAAATTATTCAATGATTTTGACATTTTCTCCCGATCAACCATAACCATTCCAGTATGCATCCAATAGTTTACATATGGCCCATCATGAGCACAGGTTGATTGCGCTATTTCATTTTCATGATGAGGAAACATCAAATCTGCCCCTCCGCCATGAATATCAAAATGTTCACCCAGTTGTTTACCATTCATGGCAGAGCATTCAATATGCCAACCTGGTCGCCCATCACCCCAGGGAGAAGACCAACTTGGCTCATTGGGTTTGGACATTTTCCATAATACAAAATCCAATGGGTTACGCTTGGCATCAGCGACTTCAACACGCGCTCCTGCTTGTAATTGCTCAAGATCTTGGCGGGATAACAGGCCGTAATCTGGATCGCTATTAATAGCGAACATGACATCACCGTTATCAGCAATATAAGCATGGCCGCGTTTAAGTAGTCGCTCGGTCAAAGCAATAATTTCTTTAATATGGTGCGTTGCACTTGGTTCAAAATCGGGCCGCAAAATATTTAAGGCATCAAAATCTTTATACATTTCAACCAACATGCGTGATGTTAAAGCGTCACATGTCTCATTATTTTCTGCGGCCCGTTTGATAATCTTATCATCCACATCAGTGATATTACGTACATAGGTCAAATCATAACCTAGATAACGTAAATAACGGCTAATCACATCAAAAGCAACAAAGGTTCTGCCATGGCCGATATGACATAAATCATAAATAGTAACACCACACACATACATACCAATTTTGCCTGGCGTAATCGGTCTAAACTCTTCTTTTTGACGACTTAGTGTATTATAAATTTTCAACATTGGGACTTTTTCCATCATCAGCGCTACATGCAGTAAATGGTTTACTTTGATTACAAGGCGATACAAGATGCCATTGCTACCAATAAACACGGCTATTGGCGCCCTATATTCTGAGTTAAGCAACTATGGGGCGCAAGGAAATTATTCAATATTCCACAAATACTGACGTAATCAGCCTAATATGGTATAAAATAGTTGATCTACTTTAAATTGTGATTACTTTACTTTTTGATTTTTACATTATATATAACAATTTATCAGGATAGTGATTATGGTAACTTTTCACACTATTTTTGGCGATATTGTCATTAAAACTTTTGATGAAAAATCGCCAATAACGGTAAAAAATTTTTTAGACTATTGTCGTGATGGATTTTACGATAATACGATTTTTCATCGCGTTATTAATGGATTTATGATCCAAGGTGGCGGTTTTGAACCTGGAATGCAGCAAAAAACGACTAAGGATCCTATTAAAAATGAAGCGAATAACGAATTAAAAAATAAACGTGGCACGCTCGCGATGGCCAGAACCAATGATCCGCATTCAGCAACAGCACAATTCTTTATTAATGTTGTCGACAACGACTTTCTAAATTTCCGTTCAGAACAACATGATGGTTGGGGTTACTGTGTCTTTGGCGAGGTAGTTGACGGAATGGATATTGTTAATAAAATTAAAGAAGTAAAAACAGGTCGTAGTGGCTTACATCAAGATGTACCCATTGAAGATGTTATTATTGAACGCGTAACAGTTAACGAATAATTAAACTATGGCAATCTTATTTATTGCTGACTTGCATTTAAGTGAAAAAGAACCGGCTATTACTGCCGGTTTTCTGAATTTCTTACGCGAACAAGCGAGTCAAGCTAAAGCTTTATATATTTTAGGTGATTTTTTTGATTATTGGATTGGTGATGATGATCCCAGTCTACTACACGAAGCAATAGCGCACGAACTCAAGGAATTGCAAAGTAAAGGCGTCCCTTGCTACTTTATTCATGGTAATCGTGATTTTTTACTGGGGAAAAAGTTCGCCAAAGAAAGTGGCATGACCTTACTACCAGCAGAGAAAGTGTTAACGCTACATGGCCATAATATCCTCATTTTACACGGTGATACACTTTGTACTGATGATATTTCCTATCAGCGTTATAGAAAACGAGTACATAATCGCTGGTTGCAACGGCTATTTCTAGCGCTTCCCTTATCTACCCGCCACCGTATCGCTGAAAGAATGCGTAAGAATAGCCAATCTGCCACTCGACTTAAGCCAGAATATATTACAGATGTCAATGAACAAGCGGTAATTGAAAAATTTCGTAAATATCAAGTCGATTGGATGATCCACGGTCATACGCATCGACCTGCGATCCATGAAATTAATGTTAATGGTAAAATATTACACCGAGCAGTGTTGGGTGCCTGGGATCAAAATGGCTCGGTAATCAAAATAACGCCTAAAACCATCGAGTTGCTTCATTTCCCTTTTTATTAACATTTCCCATCTCAGCTTAATCCTGCGATGAAAAAACTAGGCAAACGTTTTCCTTATTTATTAGCCATGATATGATCTCACTTAATTTGCCATCAATAAATGACTTAAAGCAGGAGCAACAAATTAATGAGCGCTCAATTTGATGCACAAAAATCGTCACATTCTAATCCCAAAATTGCCATCGTAATGGGTTCCAAAAGCGACTGGAGCACGATGAAATATGCTGCCGATATACTCTGTGAACTCACACTACCTCATCACGTAGAAATTGTTTCTGCTCATCGCACACCTGATAAACTCTTCACATTCGCTGCAGAAGCAAAAGAAAAAGGATTTCAGGTTATCATTGCTGGTGCTGGCGGGGCCGCACATTTACCCGGTATGTTAGCAGCCAAAACGTTGGTTCCTGTTTTTGGCGTCCCGGTGGTAACAGCGACGCTAAATGGTATTGATAGCCTTTATTCCATTGTGCAAATGCCAAAGGGAATTCCGGTGGCTACTTTTGCAATAGGTAAAGCGGGGGCAGCGAATGCGGCATTATTGGCAGCTCAATTCCTAGCTGGCACAGATAGCGAGCTTTATGAGCGTTTATCAATCTGGCGTTTAAAACAAACTAATGATGTCTTAAGCCATCCCGATCCACGGGAGGGGGAATGAAACCGATTTGCGTCCTTGGTAATGGCCAGTTAGGCCGCATGTTGCGTCAAGCGGGAGAGCCGTTAGGTATTAGCGTCTTTCCTATCGGTATCGATGATAAATTAGAGACTATTCCTTATCAAGACAGCATCATAACAGCCGAAATTGAACGCTGGCCAGAAACGCCGCTTACATGTGAATTAGCTCGCCAGCCTAGCTTTATTAATCGCGATATCTTCCCGCAACTGGCCGATCGATTGCCACAAAAAAAACTATTAGATTCTTTATCGTTAACGACAGCTCCCTGGCAGCTTCTTAGCAATCAAACACAATGGCCACAATTATTTGCTAAGCTAGGCGATTTTGTTATTGTTAAATGTCGTACTGGTGGTTATGACGGCCGTGGGCAATGGCGTATCACACCTGACAATCTATCACTACTGCCCGCTGAAATTTATGGCCAGGCGATTGTTGAAAAAGCTATTCCCTTTTCAGGCGAAGTTTCACTTGTTGCTGCACGTAATATACATGGCCAATGTGTCTTTTACCCGCTAACATACAATCTGCATCAAGAGGGCATGCTACGAGCCAGTATTGCTTTGCCTCAGCCCGATAAAAAATTGCAAACTGAAGCAGAATTGATGCTGTCGACCATTATGACAAGATTAAATTATGTGGGTGTGATGGCAATGGAATGTTTTATTTTAAATGATAAACTACTCATTAACGAATTAGCGCCACGAGTTCATAATAGTGGTCATTGGACGCAAAATGGCGCGTCTATTAGTCAATTTGAACTCCACCTGCGAGCCATTTCAAATCTGCCAATACCTACTCCTAACATAGAAACTACGTCAGTTATGATTAATTTGATAGGTACAGTATTAAATCCTGCATGGTTGTCATTACCTTTAGTTCATCTACATTGGTATGAAAAAGATGTTCGTCCTGGGCGTAAAGTAGGTCATCTAAATTTGTGTAGTAATAACTGGCAAGCGATAAATAACTCACTAAATACAATACAACCCTTACTTCCTAATGAATATAAGGATAGTATTGCATGGCTAAACACAAAATTAATGCATTTTCCACGACATAATAAGTGTAAATAAAACAACTAGCATATTGAATAAACCAGTATATTGTTAAGCTTACTGTTTTCATGCGATAGTTGTCTGCTTTGGAGTCATAATGCCTGCACAACAACAAATGTTTGGTCCTGTTTATCCATGGTATATGTTACTTTTATTGGGATTAATTTATTTCTTATCAACAGCAACCACTTTTACTTCACTTGGCGTCGTGCTACCTAGCATTATCAATGAATTCAATTGGAACTGGGCAGAAGCAGGACTGGGATTCACGATTTTAGGATTAACCTGTGGTTTATCAAGCTATCTGCCAACCTTAATGATCCGTGGGCTCGGGCTTAGAATGACACTATTATTTGGCCTTGCTATTTTTACCCTTGGCTTTTATTACCTCTATTCTATAACCAGTTTATTTGATTATTTTTCCGGTACTGCTCTGTTAGGTATTGGCTTTACATTTTTAGCAACGGTACCCGGTACTTATGTTATTTCTCGATTGTTTGAAAAGCAATCGCTCGCTTTTGGCTTCTACTTTACCATTGGTGGTTTAGGCGGTGTGGTCGGCCCTTGGATCTATTTTCTGGCAACACGTGTCTGGGGTTCATGGCGCATCCACTGGGTTATTTCAGCGCTTTGTTTGGCCATTATTGTCTTTATCACACTATTAACTTTACGCGAAGGCCAGCGTGAAATTTCACATGCCAAAGCGATCGCTAACAAGTTGACACAACACTCATCAGAAACAATCTACAAAACCAAAGAAATATGGTCTACCAGTGGAGCTTTACGCACCTGGCAATTTTATATCATAGCCGCTAGCTATACCGCCTTCCTTTGGTGTGGTATTACCGTTAATAGCTTTGCCGTTGCCCACATCATAGAACAAGGTTTTAGCGAAACAATTGCCGCAGGCTCTTTAAGTGTAATGGCTTTTATCAATGCTTTCTCGCGCCTGGCTGGCGGCGCAGTTGGTGAGCAGCTAGAACCAAAAAAATTATTAATAATCAGCCTAATAATTATTATCTGTGGGCTTATTGCCCTCAGTATGGCGACAACTTGGCTATGGCTAATTTTATTTACTCTGGGTATTGGGATCGGTTATGGCATGACCTTTCTAGCCTCAAGTGTTTTACTCGCTAATTATTTTGGCCGAGGCCCATACCTAGAACTTTTTTCTGTTATGAATTTACTCTCTACTTGCGCCTGTTTTGCCCCCTTTTTCGGCGGAATAATAAAGGATTATACAGCCAGTTTTACCCCTACATTTTTAATTATTGCGCTTCCTGTTTTCATCATTTTATTGTTAACACTATTAATGAAACCGCCAGTACAACGAGTCGCTCAAAATTACAAATTGTAATTAAAAACATTCTTATTTTACTTATTTAGCGCTTTATCTGTTGGCATTAAGAATCAATACTAATAGCTAGCATAATAATTTTATTGGGATCGAGAACCATGAAAAGAGTGATTTTTATTACTGGAACTTCAAGTGGTATTGGATTATGCGCGGCCAAAATTTTGCTAAGCAAAGGCATCGAATATTAGCGGGTTGTCGGAAAGAAGCGGATTTAATCGCTATGAAAACACTAGGCTTTGAACCAATCAAAATCGATATGGATAATGTAGAAAGTGTAAAACATGCCGCTCAACAAGTTATCGAATTAACTAATGGCCGATTATATGCCTTATTTAACAATGCCGGTTATGGGGTCTATGGCTCACTTAATACCATTAGTCGACAACAACTTGAACAGCAGTTTTCTACTAATTTTTTTAGTATCCATCAGCTTACCACTTTATTGTTACCAGCGATGCTTGCTCATGGTGAAGGACGTATTATTCAGACTAGTTCGGTATTAGGGATTGTCTCTTCTCCTGGTCGTGGTGCCTATGCAGCAAGTAAACATGCTTTAGAGGCTTGGTCAGATGCACTTCGGCTTGAATTAAAAGGGTCAGGAGTACAAGTTTGTATTATCGAACCTGGGCCAATTGAGACGCGTTTTACTGATAACGTCGAGCAAACCAACAAAGATAGTCCAGTAAAAAACCCGACTATTGCTGCAAAGCTAGCATTAAGGCCAGAACACGTTGTCAAACGACTACTCCATGCATTAGAGAGCCCTAAACCAAAAATTCGCTATCCAGTGACACTATTAACTTACGCTATTGCCTTTATGAAACGTCTTTTACCTGATCGATTGATGGATAAATTTTTAACGTAACAAATCCCTTTTCCCCCTTGAAATAACCAATTTTGATCTTATTTTATAGGGTTCACAGAACACAATTTAAGAGAACCATCATGCTTGCAACTGCTTATGCCATCGACGTAAATGAATCTAATCTACAACAAGTCATCGAACAATCAATGATGCAACCGGTTGTTTTCTATTTTTGGTCACCACAAAGTCCGCATTGCCAAGCACTTGGTGCCACACTGGATAAATTAGCGGCTGAGTACGCAGGCCAATTCACCCTGGCCAAGGTCAACTGTGATACAGAGCAAATGGTTGCCGCTCAATTCGGATTAAGAGCAATTCCAACCGTTTATTTATTACAACAAGGCCAACCGATTGATGGTTTTCAAGGACCTCAATCTGAAGAATTTATCCGCGATATGTTAACGCATGTCCTGCCGACGCCAGAAGAATTAAAAACTGCTCAAGCAATTGAGTTAATGGCCGCTGGAAAAACCGCGGAAGCTTTGCCATTGTTAAAAGAAGCCCATCAACTAGCACCTAATAATAGTGATATTAGCCTAACCTATGCAGAAGCATTGATTAGCCTCAACCAATTAGATGAAAGCCAGAAAATTTTGAACACCGTTGCTATTCAAGATCAAGATAGCCGTTATCAAGGTTTATTAGCGCAAATTGAACTACAAAAAAAAGCAGCAGATACACCGGAAATTCAGCAATTACAAGAGACATTCGCTCAACAGCCTGAAAACACGGAATTAGCTATACAGTTAACACTTAAACTACATGAAGTTAATAGAAATGAAGAAGCATTAGAAATTTTGCTAACATTTCTTAAGAAAGATTTATCGGCAGGAAATGTTTCGGTGAAAAAAACGATGATGGATATTTTATCTGCCTTAGGGCCTAGTGATCCTTTAACAAATCGCTACCGTCATCAGATTTACTCACTACTTTATTAACATCAAGCAGGAAAAACGCGATGGACTTATTTTCTTTTGGTGCCATACCTATCATTATTTTTGTCGCTATTGTCATTGTCTTAACTTGTGTCAAAACCGTACCACAAGGTTTTCAATGGACGGTTGAACGTTTTGGCCGCTATACCCGTACTCTACTACCGGGATTACATTTCATTGTCCCATTTATGGATAAAATTGGACGAAAAATCAATATGATGGAACGTGTTTTCGACATTCCATCGCAAGAAGTCATTTCTAAAGATAATGCCAATGTCACGATTGATGCCGTCTGTTTTATTCAAGTCGTTGATCCTGTTCGTGCCGCATACGAAGTAAATAACCTTGAATTATCAGTGATTAATCTCACCATGACCAATATTCGTACGGTATTAGGTGCCATGGAACTC is a genomic window of Arsenophonus apicola containing:
- the cysS gene encoding cysteine--tRNA ligase, which gives rise to MLKIYNTLSRQKEEFRPITPGKIGMYVCGVTIYDLCHIGHGRTFVAFDVISRYLRYLGYDLTYVRNITDVDDKIIKRAAENNETCDALTSRMLVEMYKDFDALNILRPDFEPSATHHIKEIIALTERLLKRGHAYIADNGDVMFAINSDPDYGLLSRQDLEQLQAGARVEVADAKRNPLDFVLWKMSKPNEPSWSSPWGDGRPGWHIECSAMNGKQLGEHFDIHGGGADLMFPHHENEIAQSTCAHDGPYVNYWMHTGMVMVDREKMSKSLNNFFTIRDVLAHYDAETVRYFLLSGHYRSQLNYTEENLKQARTSLERLYTALRDTDSNNTKSADNEIFKQRFMAAMNDDFNTPEAYSVLFDLAREINRLKVDDMVMANGLAVQLRQLANILGLLTQNPEQFLQSRAQVSHSAEIEKIEALIKQRNDARKNKLWAQADSARDELTRMGIILEDSAQGTVWRRK
- the ppiB gene encoding peptidylprolyl isomerase B; this translates as MVTFHTIFGDIVIKTFDEKSPITVKNFLDYCRDGFYDNTIFHRVINGFMIQGGGFEPGMQQKTTKDPIKNEANNELKNKRGTLAMARTNDPHSATAQFFINVVDNDFLNFRSEQHDGWGYCVFGEVVDGMDIVNKIKEVKTGRSGLHQDVPIEDVIIERVTVNE
- the lpxH gene encoding UDP-2,3-diacylglucosamine diphosphatase; the protein is MAILFIADLHLSEKEPAITAGFLNFLREQASQAKALYILGDFFDYWIGDDDPSLLHEAIAHELKELQSKGVPCYFIHGNRDFLLGKKFAKESGMTLLPAEKVLTLHGHNILILHGDTLCTDDISYQRYRKRVHNRWLQRLFLALPLSTRHRIAERMRKNSQSATRLKPEYITDVNEQAVIEKFRKYQVDWMIHGHTHRPAIHEINVNGKILHRAVLGAWDQNGSVIKITPKTIELLHFPFY
- the purE gene encoding 5-(carboxyamino)imidazole ribonucleotide mutase, whose amino-acid sequence is MSAQFDAQKSSHSNPKIAIVMGSKSDWSTMKYAADILCELTLPHHVEIVSAHRTPDKLFTFAAEAKEKGFQVIIAGAGGAAHLPGMLAAKTLVPVFGVPVVTATLNGIDSLYSIVQMPKGIPVATFAIGKAGAANAALLAAQFLAGTDSELYERLSIWRLKQTNDVLSHPDPREGE
- the purK gene encoding 5-(carboxyamino)imidazole ribonucleotide synthase; the encoded protein is MKPICVLGNGQLGRMLRQAGEPLGISVFPIGIDDKLETIPYQDSIITAEIERWPETPLTCELARQPSFINRDIFPQLADRLPQKKLLDSLSLTTAPWQLLSNQTQWPQLFAKLGDFVIVKCRTGGYDGRGQWRITPDNLSLLPAEIYGQAIVEKAIPFSGEVSLVAARNIHGQCVFYPLTYNLHQEGMLRASIALPQPDKKLQTEAELMLSTIMTRLNYVGVMAMECFILNDKLLINELAPRVHNSGHWTQNGASISQFELHLRAISNLPIPTPNIETTSVMINLIGTVLNPAWLSLPLVHLHWYEKDVRPGRKVGHLNLCSNNWQAINNSLNTIQPLLPNEYKDSIAWLNTKLMHFPRHNKCK
- a CDS encoding MFS transporter is translated as MPAQQQMFGPVYPWYMLLLLGLIYFLSTATTFTSLGVVLPSIINEFNWNWAEAGLGFTILGLTCGLSSYLPTLMIRGLGLRMTLLFGLAIFTLGFYYLYSITSLFDYFSGTALLGIGFTFLATVPGTYVISRLFEKQSLAFGFYFTIGGLGGVVGPWIYFLATRVWGSWRIHWVISALCLAIIVFITLLTLREGQREISHAKAIANKLTQHSSETIYKTKEIWSTSGALRTWQFYIIAASYTAFLWCGITVNSFAVAHIIEQGFSETIAAGSLSVMAFINAFSRLAGGAVGEQLEPKKLLIISLIIIICGLIALSMATTWLWLILFTLGIGIGYGMTFLASSVLLANYFGRGPYLELFSVMNLLSTCACFAPFFGGIIKDYTASFTPTFLIIALPVFIILLLTLLMKPPVQRVAQNYKL
- a CDS encoding co-chaperone YbbN is translated as MLATAYAIDVNESNLQQVIEQSMMQPVVFYFWSPQSPHCQALGATLDKLAAEYAGQFTLAKVNCDTEQMVAAQFGLRAIPTVYLLQQGQPIDGFQGPQSEEFIRDMLTHVLPTPEELKTAQAIELMAAGKTAEALPLLKEAHQLAPNNSDISLTYAEALISLNQLDESQKILNTVAIQDQDSRYQGLLAQIELQKKAADTPEIQQLQETFAQQPENTELAIQLTLKLHEVNRNEEALEILLTFLKKDLSAGNVSVKKTMMDILSALGPSDPLTNRYRHQIYSLLY